GCGTGACGCAAAATATCCTGCAGACAAGCCAGCACGGCTTCAAAAATCTCCTCTGGATCTTCCTCGGCCATACCGCTGGCATCGCGGTATAAAGGATAAAGTTTTTCGGCCTGCAAAATCACTTTGCCGTTTGTATCATACAAAACACCTTTCGTACTGGTTGTACCAATATCCATTCCAATGACATAATTCATTATTTGATAACTCCTTTCTAAAAATTACATAAACATCGATAGTGCCAAGATTGACAGCAATCCTGCCACAGAAATGACGCTGGTCAAAGTTGTCCAAGACAAGAAGGTCTCTTTTAAACTGAGTCCGAAATATTCCTTAATCATCCAGAAACCAGCATCATTAACGTGATCAGCAAAGACAGAGCCGGCACCAATCGCCAGAACAATCAAAGCTGGATTGACCCCAGAGTTCGTCACCACTGAAGTCACAAGACTGGCAGCTGTAATAGAAGCAACCGTAGAGGACCCTAAACTGACACGTAGCAAAGCCGCGATCAGCCAAGCGACAAAAATGGGCGACAAACTCGTCTGGCTAAATAGCTGACCGATGTATTTGGATACGCCGCCATCGACAAGCACTTGCCTGAAAGCACCACCCCCACCGATAATTAACAGCATCATTGAAATTTGCTGAACGGCAGCTGTCATTGAGTTGCCAATCTCTTTGATTTTCTTTCCGCGCAGCAGCCCCATTGTAAAGATGGCAATCAGCAGCGAGATCAGCATGGCTGCGTCAGGTGCGCCGATGAATTGAATGGTTTCATTAATGACATTCGTTTTTGGCAGGATAAATGAGAAAATTGTTGCGACACTAATCAAAATGACCGGCAGCAAAGCCGTGATAACGCTAATGGTAAAACCCGGCGTCTCCGCCAATTTGAATTCCTTATAGTGCCCAAGCACCGAGACATCAACATCCTTGTGATAAGCGCTCGGATAAAAACGGTGCAGAAAATAATTAAAAATCGGTCCTGAAATAATAATCGTCGGAATTGAGACGATGATGCCTAGCAGCAGCACATTGCCTAAAGGCGCGTTTAATGCTTGCGCAACGGCAGTTGGTGCTGGATGAGGAGGCAGAAAGCCATGAGCGACATTCAGCGTTGCCGCCATGGGGATGCCAAGATACAAAAGCGGCATGTCAACTTCTCTGGCAATCACAAAAATGATTGGCAGCAGGACAACTAACCCGACTTCAAAGAAAAGTGCCAGGCCAATGATAAAAGAAGTTAAAATCACGGCTATTTGAATCCGTTTTTTGCCAAAAGTACTAATTAATTTATTGGCAATACGGAAACCGCCGCCCGAATCGGAAATAAGTTTTCCTAGCATAGAACCGAATCCGAAGATAACGGCCAAATGTCCTAATTGACCGCCAATACCAGTTTCAATACTGGTCGGAATGTTGGCGACAGGAATACCTAAGGTCAATCCAACGATAAAAGCAACGATGACAAGAGAAACAAAAGTGTTTAACTTCAATTTGGTAATTAATAAGATCAATACAATCACACCGATGAGAACAATTAAAAGCGGCATTGTGTTTCCTCTTTTCTAATATTTTTAACGCAGCAGATAACCGCCGTCGACAGGGATCGTGGCACCTGTGACGTAATTTGACGCATCACTGGACAAATAAATGACCGTCCCCATGAGTTCGGATGGTTGTGCCCAATGGCCGGCAGGAATGTGCGACAAAATTTCTTGGCTGCGGTTTGGATCCTGCTGCAAGGCCTTTGTCATGGCTGTGTCGATATAACCCGGAGCAATGGCATTGACTTGAATATTGTCAGCAGCCAAGGCATCTGCATAGGCTTTCGTTAACCCGATCACACCATGTTTACTAGCCGTATAAGGAAAAATATACTTGCCGGCGCGGAAGGATTGCATGGACCCAATATTGATGATCTTTCCCTTGTGCTGTTTGACCATAATTTTGGCTGCCTCGTGCGACAAGAAATAAAGCGCGTTCAAATTAATATCAATCACCTTTTTCCAGTCCGCGTCTTTGAAATCCAGCAGCGAATTGCGAATCTGTACACCCGCATTGTTTATGAGAATATCCAGTCGACCATAAGCCTTCACACAGGTGGCAATAACTTTGGCTGCCACGCCTTCCTCGGTAATATCCTGCTGCAGGAAAAGAGCTTTCCGACCTATTTTTGAAGCCTTTTCTTTTAAATCTTCCCAACCCTTTTGGCTGCGGCTGACCACGAAAATATCAGCGCCAGCTGACAAGAGCGCTTGAGAATAATAAGCGCCTAGACCCGAAGCGCCTCCAGTGATGACAGCGATTTTGCCCTCCAAATTAAATAAATTATCTGTCTGTAAATCCATCCAATTCTCCTTTTTTAGGTTTATCGATAAACCTTTGGAAACGCTTTCATATTAGGATAAGAAGGATTAAAAGTCAAATAAAATGATTGCTTTGGTCGAGAAAAAGCTAATCATCTATATTCAGGGTAAGCGCTTAATCTTTATTTAAAGCTCCTTTGATAGGATTGAGTCATCGGCAATTAACCGATAACTACTATTTTCCAGGAGGAGAAGCAATGTCATTGAAAGATAAAGCAAATTCACTCAAGGAACAAATCGCGGGAAAAGCTAAAGAAGCTGAAGGCAGAATCACCGGCGACAAAGCTAGAGAGGCCCAAGGAAAGGCCCAAAGCACAGTCGGTGATCTCAAAAGCAAGCTGTCCGATGCAAAAGATGCCGTGAAAGACAAAGTCGATGATGTCAAAGATGATTGGTCCAAGACCAAGGATCAGACGATGAAAGAAGTCGACAAAGCCGAAAGGCATCAGAAAAAACAAGATTAGTCACAAGGCCTTCGGGCCTTTTTATTTTGTCCATTAATAGCCTATGTATTTGGGGACGCGGTCAAATATTTTAGACTTAAACTTATCACAGAGGCTTAATCAAACTATGAATCTGCTTTTTTCAATTACAGATAATTACATCCATCAATTGGAAACAACGCTCTTTTCGATCAAGTGCAATAACACAGAACAACAGTTTGACGTTTATGTGCTTCTGGCTAATACTGAAAATTCCGATAATCTAATTAATCTGAAAATTTTTTGTCGAAAACTCGGCATGATCCTGCATCTGATTCAAGTACCTAGCAGCGCTTTTGCAGCGGCGCCAAAAAGCAGCCGTTATCCGCAGACGATTTATTATCGTTTAATTGCACAAAATTTCCTGCCCAAGCAAATAGACCGTATTCTTTATCTTGATTGCGATCTGCTGTGTCTAAACCCCTTCAAGGATTTTTATGAATCTGCCTTCCAAGATAACTTGTATACCGCAGCCAGCCACACAGAAAATATCAAAATCGGCCGTACTTTCAATAAAATCCGTCTGGGCAATTATGATGTCGATAACTATTTTAATTCCGGCGTGTTGTTGATGAACCTGAAATTGATTCGTCAACAAGTCAATTTGGCTGATATTTATCATTACATTGACAGCAAAAGTCTGCAGCTGTTTTTACCGGATCAAGATATTTTGAATGCTCTGTACGGCGATAAAATCAAAGCCGTGGCCGATGTGCTTTACAATTACGACACACGTTATTTCAGTGCCTATAAATTGTTAAACGGCGGTACGACAGATCTAGATTGGGTTGTGCAAAACACAGTTTTCCTGCACTTTTGCGGTCAGGGAAAACCTTGGCACAAATCCTATTCCGGCAAATTTGCGGCTCTTTACAAATATTATCAATGGCTGGTGCAAAGAGATGTACTGGCATTTCCTAATCCCGTGACAGATTAATGTGCCTGCTATAGTTGCTTATACATCAGTTTCCCGGGCTGGTTACGACCATCGATCGTCAATAGCAGCGGATAGTCACCGGATATTTTAAATCCAAATTTTTCATACAATCTAATCGCTCGTATATTATTGGCTAAAACATCCAAATAGATCACGGACAACTGCCAGTTTTGCTGGCCATCATCAATCACAGTCGTCATCAACGAGCTGCCGATTCCCTGTCCCCAGTAATCTTCATCGGCACTGATGGCCAATTCGCCTCTTTTCAAATACCTGGGCAGCAAGCTTCGGCTGATAGATGCTAGACCAACAATTTTCTCATCGACAATGGCCACAAAAGAAACATTGCTGTCGCTGTTGCCCAAACGGCCTCGCATTTTGTCAGGGCGAAAACACTGCTTCACATCTGCCGCACTAAAACTAATGTTGGTTGTCTGCCCAGCAACCTTATGCAAATACTCATACCAATCGTCAACATCGTCTGCATTTAACGGCCTGATCAGCATCTCGCACCTCGAATGTCTCAATCCCGTTTTTGGCTATTATAAGTCCAAGGACATCTCATAGTCATCAATATTCAAGCGCGAATCGTGATGACGCGGCCCGAGATCTTTAAATGCATTTTTTAAATAAAAGTCATGTGCGCTGGCACGCGCCGTCAGCGTGACACTTGTGTAGCCAGCTGTTTTTAAATCCGTTAAGACAAATTTCAGCAGCTCAGTACCCAATCCTTGTTTTTGAAAATCTGGACGAACTGCAAAGGCAACGAGGCAAGCCTTGGTTGGCGAAAGTGCGTAAACACTCAATGTGGCCAGCAATTCGTCTTTAAGCAAAAGACCGTAAAATTGATTATCTTTCTCAATCGTCAGCGCCGATCGATTAAGCGTTTTGCCAATCGGTTTGCGTAAAACATCATTTCGCAAAACTAAATTCTCGTCATAATACTGCTTGTCGCTGCTGTGAAATTTGATTTTTCTGAACGCAACTGCCACTACTTCTGTCTCTCCTTTAAATTGTCTTCCCCTGCAGTTCTAAGCGGTCCTGATCAGTAATCTCCCTGATCGGCCGGCAGGGGTTACCGAACGCTAAATAGTTGGCTGGGATATCTTTGGTCACAACACTGCCGGCACCAATCACGCAGCCTTCCCCGATATGCACGCCAGCTGTCACAATCACATTGCTGGCCAGCCAGCAATTATCACCAATCGTAATGCTTTTTCCGTATTCGTAGTCGTAAAGCTGCCCCTTTGCGTTGACCTGCTGGTTCCGTTCCTGAAATCTCAGCGGATGCATCGGTGTCGCGATCGTAATATTCGGTCCTAAAAAGACATCGTTGCCAATTTTAACCGGGCAGGTATCTAAAATAGTCAGATTAAAATTTGAGAAGAAACGATCACCGATTTCCGTAAAGACACCATAATCGAAATGAATCGGGCTTTGCAAGTAGGCACCGGAACCCATTTTCGGGACCAGTTTCGCTAATAAGGCCTTTCTTTTCTCAACCTCATCTTCAAAAGTTTCGTTATATTCATGATTAATTTTATGTGCAGTCAAACGCAAAGCAGCCAGATCTTCGTCACTGGCATCATACAGTTTGCCTGATAGCATCTTTGTTTGTTCACTCATTTATTCTGCTGCTCCTTTTCATCTGTTTTTGGGACAATGCCTACTATTGTAACAAAACTCCTCAATCCGCCCGGCAAACAAATCCCATTAAGGATATAATCTGCATTATCTAGGCAATGGAGGCCCAATGAATTCTTCATCCATCACTCTTTATATCCAACTATTTGGCTTGCTGCAAATTTTTTTCTTGTTCCTAGGCGCATTGAATATCATCTGGATATTCAAAATTAGTGCCCGATTCAAAAAAGTCCGTTCCCAATTCAAAGAAGCGGGCAAAGAAATACCCAACGCTGCCAACAGCCCAATTGTCGGTACGATTGTCTTAAGCTACAAGCGGAAATTAAAAATCACCAAACTTATCACGATGGTTGGAGGCCTCATATTTCTCTGGGTCATGTTAACGTCCCCTGCT
The Oenococcus kitaharae DSM 17330 DNA segment above includes these coding regions:
- a CDS encoding glucose 1-dehydrogenase; translated protein: MDLQTDNLFNLEGKIAVITGGASGLGAYYSQALLSAGADIFVVSRSQKGWEDLKEKASKIGRKALFLQQDITEEGVAAKVIATCVKAYGRLDILINNAGVQIRNSLLDFKDADWKKVIDINLNALYFLSHEAAKIMVKQHKGKIINIGSMQSFRAGKYIFPYTASKHGVIGLTKAYADALAADNIQVNAIAPGYIDTAMTKALQQDPNRSQEILSHIPAGHWAQPSELMGTVIYLSSDASNYVTGATIPVDGGYLLR
- a CDS encoding sugar O-acetyltransferase, which codes for MSEQTKMLSGKLYDASDEDLAALRLTAHKINHEYNETFEDEVEKRKALLAKLVPKMGSGAYLQSPIHFDYGVFTEIGDRFFSNFNLTILDTCPVKIGNDVFLGPNITIATPMHPLRFQERNQQVNAKGQLYDYEYGKSITIGDNCWLASNVIVTAGVHIGEGCVIGAGSVVTKDIPANYLAFGNPCRPIREITDQDRLELQGKTI
- a CDS encoding gluconate:H+ symporter translates to MPLLIVLIGVIVLILLITKLKLNTFVSLVIVAFIVGLTLGIPVANIPTSIETGIGGQLGHLAVIFGFGSMLGKLISDSGGGFRIANKLISTFGKKRIQIAVILTSFIIGLALFFEVGLVVLLPIIFVIAREVDMPLLYLGIPMAATLNVAHGFLPPHPAPTAVAQALNAPLGNVLLLGIIVSIPTIIISGPIFNYFLHRFYPSAYHKDVDVSVLGHYKEFKLAETPGFTISVITALLPVILISVATIFSFILPKTNVINETIQFIGAPDAAMLISLLIAIFTMGLLRGKKIKEIGNSMTAAVQQISMMLLIIGGGGAFRQVLVDGGVSKYIGQLFSQTSLSPIFVAWLIAALLRVSLGSSTVASITAASLVTSVVTNSGVNPALIVLAIGAGSVFADHVNDAGFWMIKEYFGLSLKETFLSWTTLTSVISVAGLLSILALSMFM
- a CDS encoding glycosyltransferase family 8 protein translates to MNLLFSITDNYIHQLETTLFSIKCNNTEQQFDVYVLLANTENSDNLINLKIFCRKLGMILHLIQVPSSAFAAAPKSSRYPQTIYYRLIAQNFLPKQIDRILYLDCDLLCLNPFKDFYESAFQDNLYTAASHTENIKIGRTFNKIRLGNYDVDNYFNSGVLLMNLKLIRQQVNLADIYHYIDSKSLQLFLPDQDILNALYGDKIKAVADVLYNYDTRYFSAYKLLNGGTTDLDWVVQNTVFLHFCGQGKPWHKSYSGKFAALYKYYQWLVQRDVLAFPNPVTD
- a CDS encoding GNAT family N-acetyltransferase, producing MLIRPLNADDVDDWYEYLHKVAGQTTNISFSAADVKQCFRPDKMRGRLGNSDSNVSFVAIVDEKIVGLASISRSLLPRYLKRGELAISADEDYWGQGIGSSLMTTVIDDGQQNWQLSVIYLDVLANNIRAIRLYEKFGFKISGDYPLLLTIDGRNQPGKLMYKQL
- a CDS encoding CsbD family protein, with the protein product MSLKDKANSLKEQIAGKAKEAEGRITGDKAREAQGKAQSTVGDLKSKLSDAKDAVKDKVDDVKDDWSKTKDQTMKEVDKAERHQKKQD
- a CDS encoding GNAT family N-acetyltransferase, which translates into the protein MAVAFRKIKFHSSDKQYYDENLVLRNDVLRKPIGKTLNRSALTIEKDNQFYGLLLKDELLATLSVYALSPTKACLVAFAVRPDFQKQGLGTELLKFVLTDLKTAGYTSVTLTARASAHDFYLKNAFKDLGPRHHDSRLNIDDYEMSLDL